The genome window AGAAATTCACTATCGTCTCGTCGTTTAGCATTatcataaataattgtttaaatacgATGAGATTCTTACCGCTCATCGCACGAGCAATGCATGAGAGTGGAAATACGCCAATTAGCCAGACCATAGCGTGATCCAAGCGCTGGTATCCAAAATCGACAAGCGGTATCGTGTTTCCTGCAGCATGCGTCAGCTTTACCAAACCCACCCAGATTGGTGTACTTGGTGGCGTGATTGCCCCTACCACACCACTTTGTACCGGGTATCATGAAGACGTCTCGCTTTCTCCGTCTTCCATGAGGAGTTATCCCATCCCTCGGGGTTGTCGGGTCCTTGCATTCTCTGTCAATAATGTTATCGTTAAGGATCAATCACTTCAAGGTTCATCTGAATTGCAACTTAAAATTCACCAAAGGGAAAAGCTGTAGCTGTACATTTCCTGTAAAATTTTGTgtatcgaaaaatcgaaaagaaGTTCCACGAAAAATTACATGTCGATATTTCTATTGTAAGAGgaatattcatttaaaatcGTCAAGACTCTTTCTCATTGGCTCAGGGTGACTTTCCAATTGTTGTAGACAAATTTCAAAAGGTGCGGGCTATTTATCTGAAGTCAGAATGCACAAAGCCAGAGCCTTCGATCTCGTCAACTACCCAAAtgcaaatttttattcttcagatGATGCTGTGTTAAAGTACCGGCTAATTATGCGGAGAAATCGGTTGAAAACCGGTACTAATTCACATGCAAAGAGCTCTGAACAATCACTCTTCTTACCTTTGGTCACAGCCGCAGTGGCTCAGTGTGAATGGCAtgtaattccaaaaattgtaaCGCTCAGAAAAAGGCGGTATCGAGCGACAGCAGTGATCGTGACGTCTGCAGCACCTGTCCAAACTGTCAAGTCCACCGAGATCTTTGTACGCGGCAGCTATATGATGTGGACCACACCATTTGGTCCCTGGGGCTATCACCATCTGCTGGAGGCTCCTTTCCACCCTCCTGCAGACCTCCCCCAAAAtattagtgaaaaaaatcattacttCATTGAGACATTCCCTTCTTTCGAAAATCGAttgcccaaaaaaaaatagacgaaTGCATTTTATTCAGTCATCGCAGGGGGAAGGGGGCGTAGATGCCAGAAAACGGAATTATTTTCTACATGAAAAAACTTGATAGAAGGGAACTCAATAGACTCACGCCCTTTACCATCGGAAATGGACTCGAGAGTTTTTTATATTGAAGAAGTAATCGGTCTCACAAATGTTTTATTTACTGATTTTCATCAGACAAAGACATTGACTTGTTCTACAGGGGGACCTATGAGGGACTTGGCCTGCGGTTCGTGCGGAGGGGCCCAGCTCCTCTACGATTAGCAAAGCAGAGAGGGGCATAGCCCCCTAGTAAATccctttaatgaaaaaaagcaATTGTTAAGAATAAAAAGATGGGCGATTTCATCACAATCTAATGATCGTGTCCACACAGGGGctgagcccccccccctccccctcaactgtcattaataaaaataatgtattcATCTGTCAAGAAGAAAGGAACCACTCACCTCCTCTGAAATTGTTGCCTAAACAAATGGCTCCTAGCTCTGCTACTGACCCCATGGCACCTCCTCACTATATCCGAAGTACTTCCAAGCCAATCCAGCACAGAAGGTACTCGACTACCTCGAATAATCCACTTGTACCTCTGGTCTTGGTCGTCAGCACCACAGATATCCTCGTTTATTGATCTTACGTCTATAACGTCCACGCATTCGGTCAAATTATCACCCTCATAAATCAGCTGCAGTCTCTTCCCATTCTCAAGGACCAGTTCTCTCAGTGCGACACTCGtctctctttatttttttgattttttttttcagttttaccGCACCCAAAAACAGAGAAATGAGGGAAAATGTGATAATGATGTCTTCTCTCATCGATTTACTATTATGATTGTCGTAACCAGAGGGTACATAAAGaatctattatttttatgtctctaccattcatttttttttctattcactaTTTTTCGGGTGAAGCTTGTCGATGTCTGCTGATAATAAATTTACGGTACATTTAATTTCAGCGGTGGAGATGTCAAGTTTTTTAGGAATGATTGATGAACtttttttgtatttgaaaTTTCTCCAGTTTCATCGTTTGTCGAGTGCTCGGGGTGGCTggaaaaggggggggggcgtaTTCCAGGAGTAGAGATGTTTTAGCCGAATCCTGGTGCGTGACACGTTGATTATAATCTTtggttttcataattttttgcagGGTGGTGAGAAGGGGGAGCAGATGGTTCGGCGATTTAAGGAAGGAGTCTAATCCTGATGAAAGGATTTCTCCGAGGGTTTAAAATACCTGAGTGAAAACATTCACGCGGTCAGGGGATTCAGCTACTCATCCCCGTGAGAGTTTGAGCAGAAGTGAAAACATGAAGTCTGTAATCTCGTGGATTACTTAACTTGGCACTTGTGGGGATTAAATTGATTGGCTTTTTGTACTGAGATATTATCGATTGTTTTTGATCGAGCTCAGGATTAttttaaatcaaattattATGCTGAGTAATGGACAGTTTTGCGAATTCCCTGGGgacgataaatttttattttacggcCTAGGAGGGAAAAtggattttatggattttaGGGACATTCGCTGACgaggaaatatttcttttcaagagaaatattttcacacaTTTGAGGGGGATGGAGGGGGGTAGGTGGGTACTTTACGGCCTCTTGCTACAGAAAAGTTATTCTTTTATGGTTTAAGACGTAAAACTAATTTTATGGGAAAGTCGTATCATTGGAACGGTCTATGAAGATTGTTGTGAGTCgcaattgacattttttggtCTAGGCAGGGAAAGTACATTGAcagatgagaaaaattttgctgATACAAATGatatcataaaattaaatctTTACCCCCAATTGAGAATAGTTTCTCTCCCACAGATGCCTTGGTAATGAAATATTCTGTTGATTTCACCATCTTTCATCGACTTCgtgataataaaattgtctGTCGTATTGGAAATTCTACTTGTTTGATGTGATAATGCACTGACGAGTGGTAACACCAGGACGACACTCACTACCGGCACCAGAAACCGATTTATGTCCGGTTTATTTCTATTCACAAACGACCACAtctccaattatttatttgtactttcgcaaaaattttcaaacacgATAATTTATTAGAACTGTGATGTCAGGTCTTTCGTTactgatttttatatttttgctcAGATGTTTTGTAATTAATCCGATCGAACGCCGGAAAAATTTTGCTTTTCCAGTAGAAaatgtttttgaaatttcacgtTAAAAACtccaggaaaaaaatgtctcgagGAAAACTGGATGAAGCGGGTCGCAACCACCTTAAGGAACCAGAAAACACAAATATTCGTGGGCCATTAAACGGTATCACCGCGGCCCCCACCCCTCACTCGtgcattaattttaattaatcaagaaatcaattaaaattccagaATTCACTTCACGTCACTCCGTGAGCCCACAATCAAAAATCCCCGGTTATCCTGAACaaatgaattgataaaaaaaattgtttaatgtCAACTTAacgatttatttaataaacatcgAATGATCCACGTAAAAAAGTATTTCATCCCgatttaacaaaatttttaaaaaatcacttgaaaaaatcagCTTTCGTGACACCTCT of Diachasmimorpha longicaudata isolate KC_UGA_2023 chromosome 3, iyDiaLong2, whole genome shotgun sequence contains these proteins:
- the LOC135160080 gene encoding uncharacterized protein LOC135160080, producing the protein MWSFVNRNKPDINRFLVPVVSVVLVLPLVSALSHQTSRISNTTDNFIITKSMKDGEINRIFHYQGICGRETILNWGETSVALRELVLENGKRLQLIYEGDNLTECVDVIDVRSINEDICGADDQDQRYKWIIRGSRVPSVLDWLGSTSDIVRRCHGVSSRARSHLFRQQFQRRRVERSLQQMVIAPGTKWCGPHHIAAAYKDLGGLDSLDRCCRRHDHCCRSIPPFSERYNFWNYMPFTLSHCGCDQRECKDPTTPRDGITPHGRRRKRDVFMIPGTKWCGRGNHATKYTNLGGFGKADACCRKHDTACRFWIPALGSRYGLANWRISTLMHCSCDERFRTCLKMAGTSSANFVGKIFFNMVQTKCFVFKPQKVCTRHSWWGKCEKYKYKKQAFLRNNVPY